The nucleotide sequence CTGCATCAGCTCCAGCGCCACCATAATCACCAGTTTAATTGGTTCCATACGTGGTGCTTTACGACGAAATTCATCGTATTTCTCATTCAATAATTCTGCAGCACGTTCCAGTTCTTCACGCTGATCTGCGGTAGATGCCAGACGGAAACTGTGGCCCAGCACTCTTAAATCAATAGTGATCTGTTCACTCATGTTGATGCTTCCTCAGTCGATTCGGTTGGATGGGCCAATTGTTGAATTTCCTGTGCATGATGATCTTGTGCGGTACCCAGAATCGCCAGACGCTGAATAATCGCTTCAACCTTGGCTTTGGCATGCTCATTTTTCTGGGTTAAACGATCCGTTTCCTGATGCAGGCGCTGGATTTCCTGATGCGACTGATGTTGTTCTTGTAGCAGTTTTTCTTTCAGTGCACGAAGTTCGTTACGTTCAGCCAGAATTTCCTGAAAGCGGTTTTTCAGGTCAGTACAGCTTTTTTCCAGACGGCTATAGCGGTCAGCAAGTGCAGTGGCATCATTATTCAGCTGTTGATATTGCGCGCGGGATTCAGCCAGCTGTTCGGTGAGGCTGTCATTTTCTTGTTGTTTTTGGCTAATAATGCTGTTTTTTTGACTGATTTCGGCTTGATGTTGACTCACTGAGGAGTCTTGTTCTTCACGTAAGCTGGAATTTTCACTTTCCAGTTGTGCAAGTCGCGTTTTCAAAACGCCAATATGCACTTGTAGACGCTGTAATTCTTCTAACATATCGAGGTCGCACAGTATTGCAAACAAAGGTAATATATAAGCAGTATAGAGATTGGATAAACGAATGCAAGACGATATTTCAGGTTGGTCAGATTGGCACCGTAATTTTTCATCAATTGAAGAAATTTCCAGCCCAAGCGAGTTACATGGCTTGCTTACTGGCATCGTTTGTGTCACTCAGGCACCGACCAGTGAAGAGTGGGTACAGATTCTGGAAACTCTGGATATTCCTGAGCTTAATCCTGAAGCGTTGGATCTGTTGACTGGCGAGGCGGAAGACGTATTCCACTCATTGTCTGAAGATGAGCTGGATTACCTGCCATTGCTTCCAGATGATGAACATACACTGGCTGAACGAGTACAGGCATTGGCCGACTGGTGTGCCGGTGTTGTACTTGGTTTTGGTCTGGCTTCAGGTCATATCCGCAGTGATGAACGCGAACTGATTGAACATTTACAGGATGTGGCAGCAGTCGAATTTGAAGATTCAGATGATGATGCCGAAGGCGAAGAAAGCTATCAGGAACTGTATGAATTTGTGCGTCTGATTCCGGTAAGCCTATCTATGGGCCGTAAAAAAGTAGAAGTGGATGAAACTCCATTACTACAACATTTTATTGGGCAGGAACAAACTGAGAAAAAAGAGTCAGATACCCAGCCGCAATCTGTGGTGGAGATTTTCTCGCCTAAACGTCCAAGCTAAACTCTAATTTAGCTTCAATATTCCGGTAAGTAGGATTTAACTTTTGCCGGAATATTATTTTATAGTGAACAACAGCATAGATAAGAAGTAAGGTCCAATGAAGAAACTGACACAAGCAGAATTTCAGCAACGCCGTGACATCCTCGCAGGAGAAATGGGGCTACGCAGTATCGCCATTATTGCCACGAGTCCAGTCGCGATTCGTAACCGTGATGCTGACTATAAATATCGTGCTGACAGCAGTTTCTTCTACCTGACCGGTTTTGCCGAGCCAGAAGCAGTGGCAGTCATTGAAACGTTTGATACCGAAGAAGAAGGCTACACCTACAGTCTGTTTTGCCGTGAGCGTAACCGTGAGATGGAAATCTGGAATGGTTACCGGGCTGGCATTGATGGTGCCATTGACGATTATGAAGCAGATGAAGCCTATGCGATTGATCTGCTGGATGAAGAAATTCTGGTTAAACTGCAGAACAAGGACAAACTGTTTTATCGCATCGGACACAATGCCGAGTTTGATGCGCGTGTCGCGAAATGGATTGCCCAAGCCAATGGTGAAAGCCGTCGGGGGACTTCTGCACCTGCTCAAGTGATTCAGCTAGATCGTATTGTCGATGAAATGCGTTTACATAAAGATGCCAATGAAATCGAACTGATGCAGATTGCTTCGGATATTTCTGCGGAAGCACATACACGTGCAATGCAAACTGTACGTCCGGGCATGATGGAATATGCGCTGGAAGCTGAGCTGAATTATGTCTTTGGCAAGAATGGCTGTGTACCATCCTATAACAGTATTGTTGGCGGCGGTGAAAATGCCTGCATTCTGCACTATGTCGAAAATGATAAAGAGCTGAAAGATGGCGATCTGGTCCTGATTGATGCAGCTTGTGAATATCAGTTTTATGCCTCAGACATTACCCGTACTTTCCCAGTCAATGGTAAATTCAGTCCAGAACAGAAAGCTTTATATAATGTCGTGCTGGATGCGCAGCTTGCCGCAATCAATGCGGTTCAAATCGGTAATTCTTATAAAGAACCGCACAATGTTGCGGTACGTATCTTGGTTCAGGGTTTGCTGGATCTAGGCATCATGCAGGGTGATATTGAGGAAATTATCGAAACCGAGAGTTTCCGCCAATTCTATATGCACGGTACCGGTCACTGGTTGGGCATGGATGTGCATGATGTCGGGACTTATAAAGCCAGTGGTGACTGGCGTGCTTATGAAGAAGGTATGGTCGTCACTGTAGAGCCAGGACTGTATATCGCTCCGGATGATGAAACTGTTGATCCAAAATGGCGTGGTATCGGCATCCGGATTGAGGATGATGTCGTAGCGACCAAGAATGGTCCACTGGTATTAACCGCAAAAGTGGTGAAAACCGTAGAAGATATTGAAGCGCTTATAGCTAAAGCCCGTGCTGCTTAAAAGTGGATTGTAAAAAAGCCGGTCACGTGACTGGCTTTTTTGTTTAGGAAAATAGTGTGTAAAGGATCAAATTAAAAGTTCAGTTATTTTATTTCCCGATCAAGATCATTCGAAATATCTGGCATTTTTTCTATTCAACTCTTATATAATTTAGTGATTAAAATCTCCCAAGTAGTATTTGCCAATACTCACGCCAATCTCAACTTTTTAAGTCATTGAAATAAAAAGGACATAACCTCATTTTAAATCCGTCTATGAAAATAAAATTACAGTTATGTCCACTGAAGAATTTATCATCATTGTCTATTTAATCATAGAGGAAATTTACCCAACTATAGTCTCTGAACCATTAAGAAAACGTGGTTTTCCACCTGCTTTAACCGATATTGAAATTATCACAATGCAAATTGTTGGTGAGTGTCTCAAAATGGATACGGATAAAAGCATATGGATGTTTTTTAAAAACAATTATTTAAGTTGGTTCCCTCATTTAGGTTCATATCCTAACTTTTGTAAGCATTGTGCAAACTTATGGCAAGTTCATCAAAAAATCACAGCCCAATTAACTGCACATTATGGTCAGGATCATATTCATTTTATTGATGGATTTCCTATACCTGTTTGTCGTTATAGTCGAGCAAAAAGACACAAGAATTTCAAAGAACATGCAGGTTTTAGTTATTGTGCTGCACAACAAGAGAAATACTATGGTTTTAAAGGGCATCTTGTAATTAATTTGGAGGGTATGATTACTGGCTATACTTTCGCTCCAGCAAATGTAGATGAGCGTGATGTTGCACCAGAAATCACAGAAAATATTCATGGGTTACTAGGTGCAGATAAAGGTTACTTAAGACCCAGCTTGAAAGAATACTATAAATTTCAGTACGTTGATCTACAAACTCCTTTAAGAAAGAATATGCCGGACTCTAGATCTCAAGAATCAATGAGGTTGCTTATGAGAGCACGAAGGAAAATTGAAACGGTCATTGGTCAATTAACTGATCGCTTTAATATTCAAAAAGTAAGGGCAAGAGATTTATGGCACTTATCGCATCGTTTTATCAGAAAGATTTTGTCACATACGGTCTGCGTCGTTATGAATAAAAAATGTGGTTATTCACCGATTCAATTTGAAAAGCTTATTTAAAGTTGAGATTGGCGTAATACTCATAAAGTTGAGTGTTATTTATGCACACCATTAAGTTTCACAATTTTGAAGAAGCAGGAAAATTAGTACTTCAATATTTGCATCACCACTTTGGTTTCGGGTTATGGATGATCACTCGTTTAGACAATGAGGATTGGATTATCTTGCAGGCTGAAAATGAAAAATATGCGGTAAAGCCTGGTGATGTTTTCCGTTGGGCGGATTCTTTTTGCTATCACATGGTGCAGGGCGCCACGCCTAAAATTGCACCATGTTCTGAGCAAATTGAGCTGTATGCCAAGGCGAAAATCGCCAAGACCTTATCGATTAAATCGTATATTGGGGAACCTCTTTATCTAGAAGATGGTTCAATATTCGGAACTATTTGTGCAATTGATAATGAACCGCACTCTGAAGAAATCATCAAAGATGCAGCACTGGTTGAGTTGTTGGGTAGTTTATTAAGCTCGATTCTGCAAAGTGAATTGCGGGAAAATAAACAGCGCCGTTTACGTGAGCGTTATGAGGTGGAAGCGCTTACCGACAGTCTCACTGGGTTATATAACCGCCGGGCTTGGGATCAGTTATTGGAAGCTGAGGAAGGGCGCTGTCAGCGTTACGGTCTACCTGCTTCGATATTCAGTATCGATTTGAATGATTTAAAACAGGTCAATGATCAGTTTGGACATGATGCGGGAGATCAACTCATTCAGCGTACTGCAGATTTGCTGGTAGAGCATATGCGGGTGAATGATGTGATCGCACGGATCGGCGGGGATGAATTCACGATTTTATGTCCTGAAACCAAAGCAGCAGATGCGGCAGTTTTATATCAACGTCTGACCGAGATGTTTTCTGCTGCGGATATTCATGTTGCGATAGGCTTTGCTGCCCGTCAATTAACCACTGATTTGCATGAGGTTTTAATTGAGGCGGATAAGAAGATGTATGCGCATAAGAAACAGGCCAAATTGTTGAATGGTTAATTTTTATGTAAGAAATGATCTTTTAGAAAGGATTAAAGAGGATCATTATTAGCAATAAAAATATCCAGATTACTTAGAGCTCTAAGTAATCAAAGAAAACTAACGTAATTAAAATTTGTCATTTATAACATGACATTTATTCAACATAGATCTACACAGAAAAGGGATTTTTTAGCATCAAGACTACATATTCGTTCCGCTAAAGCTCGCATAATCTTGGGTGAGAATTAATCAAAAATGGCGAATTCAAACATGAGGTGCGACAGTTTCAAAAGCCTTATGATAATCAACAAGCTGAGCAAACTTCTCTAATGGTGTAAGCCAA is from Acinetobacter sp. ANC 7912 and encodes:
- a CDS encoding cell division protein ZapA is translated as MSEQITIDLRVLGHSFRLASTADQREELERAAELLNEKYDEFRRKAPRMEPIKLVIMVALELMQEVLTMNKSLQQYAHCERLLQTILEEVEELAE
- a CDS encoding UPF0149 family protein yields the protein MQDDISGWSDWHRNFSSIEEISSPSELHGLLTGIVCVTQAPTSEEWVQILETLDIPELNPEALDLLTGEAEDVFHSLSEDELDYLPLLPDDEHTLAERVQALADWCAGVVLGFGLASGHIRSDERELIEHLQDVAAVEFEDSDDDAEGEESYQELYEFVRLIPVSLSMGRKKVEVDETPLLQHFIGQEQTEKKESDTQPQSVVEIFSPKRPS
- the pepP gene encoding Xaa-Pro aminopeptidase, encoding MKKLTQAEFQQRRDILAGEMGLRSIAIIATSPVAIRNRDADYKYRADSSFFYLTGFAEPEAVAVIETFDTEEEGYTYSLFCRERNREMEIWNGYRAGIDGAIDDYEADEAYAIDLLDEEILVKLQNKDKLFYRIGHNAEFDARVAKWIAQANGESRRGTSAPAQVIQLDRIVDEMRLHKDANEIELMQIASDISAEAHTRAMQTVRPGMMEYALEAELNYVFGKNGCVPSYNSIVGGGENACILHYVENDKELKDGDLVLIDAACEYQFYASDITRTFPVNGKFSPEQKALYNVVLDAQLAAINAVQIGNSYKEPHNVAVRILVQGLLDLGIMQGDIEEIIETESFRQFYMHGTGHWLGMDVHDVGTYKASGDWRAYEEGMVVTVEPGLYIAPDDETVDPKWRGIGIRIEDDVVATKNGPLVLTAKVVKTVEDIEALIAKARAA
- a CDS encoding IS982-like element ISAba825 family transposase; this encodes MSTEEFIIIVYLIIEEIYPTIVSEPLRKRGFPPALTDIEIITMQIVGECLKMDTDKSIWMFFKNNYLSWFPHLGSYPNFCKHCANLWQVHQKITAQLTAHYGQDHIHFIDGFPIPVCRYSRAKRHKNFKEHAGFSYCAAQQEKYYGFKGHLVINLEGMITGYTFAPANVDERDVAPEITENIHGLLGADKGYLRPSLKEYYKFQYVDLQTPLRKNMPDSRSQESMRLLMRARRKIETVIGQLTDRFNIQKVRARDLWHLSHRFIRKILSHTVCVVMNKKCGYSPIQFEKLI
- a CDS encoding sensor domain-containing diguanylate cyclase yields the protein MHTIKFHNFEEAGKLVLQYLHHHFGFGLWMITRLDNEDWIILQAENEKYAVKPGDVFRWADSFCYHMVQGATPKIAPCSEQIELYAKAKIAKTLSIKSYIGEPLYLEDGSIFGTICAIDNEPHSEEIIKDAALVELLGSLLSSILQSELRENKQRRLRERYEVEALTDSLTGLYNRRAWDQLLEAEEGRCQRYGLPASIFSIDLNDLKQVNDQFGHDAGDQLIQRTADLLVEHMRVNDVIARIGGDEFTILCPETKAADAAVLYQRLTEMFSAADIHVAIGFAARQLTTDLHEVLIEADKKMYAHKKQAKLLNG